The following are from one region of the Endozoicomonas sp. 4G genome:
- the mrcB gene encoding penicillin-binding protein 1B yields the protein MFRRWLPVLVKLGIVGLILLAAYSVYLDAVVTQKFEGKKWAIPAQVYARPLELYQGQLLNPDELQAQLRRQGYQAVREVKRPGTFARSGNRFTIYSRGFHFPDGAEPSRYASVVFSGNEVVSLKGKGAEAIPLLRLDPQPIGGIYPSTYEDRILIRESQAPKYLTKALLAIEDKNFYEHWGISPSAIARAFLVNLRAGSVVQGGSTLTQQLVKNFYLSNDRTLTRKINEAIMSVLLDFHYSKDEILETYLNEVYLGQHGRRAIHGFGLASHFYFAQPIQELSLARVALLVGLVKGPSYYDPRRFPERAKERRNLVLDVMADEGVVPRSEAERSKKLPLGVVTREQLNTSAYPAYIDMVKKQLKEDYDERDLTSEGLRIFTNMDPIIQRFAQASMTETVDQLEKGNPDLQGAMVVTSAQTGDLLAVVGDKNPGYVGFNRALDARRPVGSLLKPAIYLTALEQPARYTLTTPVKDSPIQVDDGQGGLWEPANYDGKSRGMVPLAEALAKSYNQAAIQTGMALGLDNVLKTIERLGIEEKLPPYPAVMLGAATLSPMDVAAMYQTIASGGFKMPLRAIDAVVDARGKPLKRYSLSVERAFDSAPMELLRHAMGQVMREGTGRRAYWSISQSIQLAGKSGTTNDLRDSWFAGFTGNLMAVTWLGNDDNSPTSLTGSSGALRVWTRFMQQVPIKSVQPLNSEQVEYVWARPADNVRTGKRCAGAVQIPYIKGSEPVDYQGCSETVSEPAKTLFDSIKSWFE from the coding sequence GTGTTCAGGCGCTGGTTGCCGGTTCTGGTAAAGCTGGGAATCGTCGGTCTGATTTTACTTGCCGCCTACTCGGTTTATCTGGACGCGGTTGTCACTCAAAAGTTTGAAGGCAAGAAATGGGCGATTCCTGCCCAGGTTTATGCTCGTCCGCTGGAACTCTACCAGGGGCAGCTGCTCAACCCGGATGAGCTTCAGGCTCAACTTCGCCGTCAGGGTTATCAGGCTGTCAGAGAGGTCAAACGCCCCGGCACCTTTGCCCGCTCGGGGAATCGCTTCACTATTTACAGCCGGGGTTTTCATTTTCCCGATGGCGCCGAACCTTCCCGTTATGCCAGTGTTGTCTTTTCTGGCAACGAAGTGGTCAGTCTGAAAGGTAAGGGAGCCGAAGCGATTCCATTGCTGAGGTTGGACCCGCAACCGATTGGAGGCATTTATCCCTCAACCTATGAGGATCGCATTCTTATTCGTGAGTCTCAGGCACCAAAATATTTGACCAAGGCCCTGTTAGCGATAGAAGACAAGAACTTCTACGAGCACTGGGGAATATCACCGAGCGCCATAGCCAGGGCATTTCTGGTTAACCTGAGAGCGGGATCCGTCGTGCAGGGTGGGAGCACGCTGACTCAGCAGCTGGTAAAAAACTTTTATCTGAGCAATGACCGAACTCTTACCCGCAAAATAAATGAAGCGATTATGTCGGTGCTGCTGGACTTTCATTATTCCAAAGATGAAATTCTGGAAACTTACCTGAACGAAGTGTACCTGGGACAACATGGCCGACGGGCTATCCACGGCTTTGGTCTGGCCAGTCATTTCTATTTTGCCCAGCCTATCCAGGAATTGAGCCTTGCCCGCGTTGCCCTGTTGGTGGGGCTGGTGAAGGGTCCCTCGTATTACGATCCGAGACGTTTTCCTGAAAGAGCAAAAGAGCGCAGAAACCTGGTGCTCGATGTGATGGCCGACGAAGGTGTTGTGCCTCGTTCTGAAGCAGAGCGATCGAAAAAACTACCACTGGGGGTGGTAACCCGGGAACAGCTCAATACCAGTGCTTATCCTGCGTACATTGATATGGTGAAGAAGCAGCTCAAAGAAGATTACGATGAGCGAGACCTCACCTCGGAAGGCCTGAGAATCTTCACCAATATGGACCCCATTATCCAGCGTTTTGCCCAGGCCAGTATGACCGAAACGGTGGATCAGCTTGAGAAAGGCAACCCTGATCTGCAGGGTGCCATGGTGGTGACCTCCGCCCAGACCGGTGATCTTCTGGCGGTAGTAGGCGACAAAAATCCGGGTTATGTCGGTTTTAACCGGGCTCTGGATGCACGACGCCCCGTGGGTTCATTGTTAAAGCCAGCAATCTATCTGACAGCGCTGGAGCAACCTGCACGATACACCTTAACGACACCTGTCAAGGATTCTCCTATTCAGGTAGACGACGGTCAGGGAGGACTTTGGGAGCCTGCCAATTACGATGGCAAGTCCAGAGGTATGGTGCCTTTGGCGGAGGCGCTGGCCAAGTCCTACAATCAGGCAGCCATTCAAACCGGCATGGCTTTGGGGCTGGATAATGTCCTGAAGACTATTGAGCGTTTGGGGATTGAAGAAAAACTGCCTCCCTATCCCGCCGTGATGTTAGGGGCAGCAACCCTTTCCCCTATGGATGTTGCAGCCATGTATCAAACCATCGCCAGCGGTGGTTTCAAAATGCCATTGCGGGCCATTGATGCGGTAGTGGATGCCCGTGGTAAACCCTTGAAGCGTTACAGTCTTTCGGTTGAGAGAGCATTCGACTCAGCTCCCATGGAACTGTTGCGACATGCCATGGGTCAGGTCATGAGAGAAGGTACCGGGCGTCGTGCTTACTGGAGTATCAGTCAGAGTATTCAGTTAGCAGGAAAGAGTGGTACCACCAATGACTTAAGGGACAGCTGGTTTGCTGGCTTTACTGGCAATTTGATGGCAGTGACCTGGCTGGGCAATGACGACAACAGCCCCACCAGCCTGACGGGCAGTAGTGGCGCCCTCAGAGTCTGGACACGTTTTATGCAACAGGTGCCTATCAAATCGGTGCAGCCTTTGAACAGTGAACAGGTTGAGTATGTGTGGGCCAGACCAGCAGACAATGTGAGAACAGGGAAGCGTTGCGCGGGAGCGGTGCAAATTCCTTATATCAAGGGTTCAGAACCCGTTGACTATCAGGGATGTAGTGAAACCGTGAGTGAGCCCGCCAAAACGTTGTTTGATTCTATAAAGTCATGGTTTGAATAA